A window of the Nocardia sp. NBC_01329 genome harbors these coding sequences:
- a CDS encoding MFS transporter, whose product MSTTTRTTTGPDGTSASGPAAVARGNHARPAHTRDRHSTSTGQPKAVWAVAFASVIAFMGIGLVDPILKPIGEQLNASPSQVSLLFTSYMLVTGVAMLVTGVVSSRFGAKKTLLAGLALIIVFAALAGCSDTVEQIVGFRAGWGLGNALFIATALATIVGAASGGVARAIILYEAALGIGIATGPLLGGVLGGISWRGPFFGVSVLMAVAFIAIVVLLPESPKTAHPTSLAAPFKALRHRGLLVVSMTALLYNFGFFTLLAYTPFPLDMGTYAIGFIFCGWGILLAISSVFLAPKLQARFGTLPMIALAVGLFAADLAVMALFAEHKPVLIVGVVISGLFLGVNNTLITEAVMISAPVERSTAAAAYSFVRFAGGAAAPWLAGKLGETSISLPFWVGAACTALGVVVLLAGRSALAHIDDHDPAPHSVAEAQAVTVGD is encoded by the coding sequence ATGAGCACCACGACCAGGACGACCACCGGGCCGGACGGTACGAGCGCGTCCGGCCCGGCGGCGGTAGCGCGGGGAAACCACGCAAGGCCCGCGCACACACGCGATCGACACAGCACATCGACCGGACAGCCCAAAGCTGTCTGGGCTGTAGCCTTCGCCAGCGTTATCGCCTTCATGGGTATCGGCCTGGTCGATCCGATTCTCAAGCCCATCGGTGAACAGCTGAACGCCTCGCCCTCGCAGGTATCGCTGCTGTTCACCAGCTATATGCTGGTCACCGGGGTGGCCATGCTGGTCACGGGCGTGGTCTCCAGCCGCTTCGGTGCCAAGAAGACACTGCTGGCCGGTCTGGCATTGATCATCGTCTTCGCGGCGCTGGCGGGCTGTTCGGACACTGTCGAGCAGATCGTCGGATTCCGCGCGGGCTGGGGACTGGGCAACGCACTGTTCATCGCGACCGCGCTGGCGACCATCGTCGGCGCCGCCAGCGGTGGGGTCGCCCGCGCCATCATCCTCTACGAGGCCGCGCTGGGTATCGGTATCGCCACCGGACCGCTGCTGGGCGGTGTGCTCGGCGGAATCAGCTGGCGCGGCCCCTTCTTCGGTGTATCCGTCCTGATGGCCGTCGCGTTCATCGCGATCGTCGTCCTGTTGCCCGAGAGCCCGAAGACCGCCCACCCGACCTCACTGGCCGCACCGTTCAAAGCGCTGCGCCACCGCGGATTGCTGGTCGTGAGCATGACAGCCCTGCTGTACAACTTCGGCTTCTTCACCCTGCTCGCCTACACCCCGTTCCCACTGGATATGGGCACCTACGCGATCGGCTTCATCTTCTGCGGCTGGGGCATTCTGCTCGCGATATCCTCGGTGTTCCTCGCCCCGAAACTGCAGGCGCGATTCGGCACCCTGCCGATGATCGCGCTCGCGGTCGGACTGTTCGCGGCCGATCTGGCGGTGATGGCGCTGTTCGCCGAGCACAAGCCGGTGCTGATCGTCGGCGTGGTCATCTCGGGACTGTTCCTGGGCGTCAACAACACCCTGATCACCGAGGCCGTCATGATCTCCGCGCCGGTGGAACGTTCCACCGCCGCCGCGGCCTACAGTTTCGTACGGTTCGCCGGCGGCGCGGCCGCACCGTGGCTGGCCGGCAAGCTGGGGGAGACCAGCATCTCGCTCCCGTTCTGGGTGGGGGCCGCGTGTACCGCCCTGGGCGTGGTGGTTCTGCTGGCCGGTCGTTCCGCTCTCGCCCATATCGACGACCACGACCCCGCCCCGCACAGCGTGGCGGAAGCGCAGGCGGTCACGGTCGGAGACTGA
- a CDS encoding MarR family winged helix-turn-helix transcriptional regulator, whose product MQPNPGTDVDDTVVDLLVTAGRLTRAAGALSVDDLPRATVRALAVLDEHGSLRVSEFAGIDRTSQPTATALIARLVGEGYASRHRDPGDSRAVVVQLTPAGRARLAATRASMREALSGPLPGFDTERLAGLAADLRELLAVIRESAGNHTQSRKHR is encoded by the coding sequence GTGCAGCCGAACCCGGGGACCGATGTGGACGACACCGTCGTCGATCTGCTGGTCACCGCGGGTCGGCTCACGCGTGCGGCGGGAGCACTCAGCGTCGACGACCTGCCGCGCGCCACCGTGCGCGCACTGGCAGTGCTCGACGAGCACGGTTCGCTGCGGGTCAGCGAATTCGCTGGTATCGATCGCACATCGCAACCCACGGCGACCGCGCTCATCGCCCGGCTGGTGGGGGAGGGATACGCCTCCCGGCACCGCGATCCAGGCGATTCCCGCGCCGTCGTCGTCCAACTCACACCGGCCGGGCGTGCCCGGCTCGCCGCCACCCGCGCATCCATGCGCGAAGCGCTGTCCGGCCCGCTACCCGGCTTCGACACCGAACGTCTCGCCGGACTCGCCGCCGATCTGCGGGAACTACTGGCGGTGATCCGGGAATCGGCCGGGAACCACACGCAATCGAGGAAACACCGATGA
- a CDS encoding acetyl-CoA C-acetyltransferase, with protein MSEAYVIDAVRTPVGKRNGALARVHPADLGAAALQGLFGRNSIDPARVDDVIVGCVDNVGPQAGNIGRTIWLAAGYPEEVPGVTVDRQCGSSQQAVNFGAQAIMSGTAEVIVAGGVQNMSAIPISAAMIAGKEYGFDSPFVGAEGWDHRYGTGEVSQFRGAQMIAEKWGISRADMEQWALRSHERARAAIKAGRFDNEIVPVGDFWIDQGPRETSLEKMASLPALEEGSPLTAAVASQISDGASATLLASDWAVQEYGLTPRARIIHVSARGADPLYMLTAPIPATKWALEKTGLTIDDIDVVEINEAFAPVVLAWLKETGADPEKVNVNGGAIALGHPLGATGAKLFASLLNELERINGRYGLLTICEGGGTANATIIERCV; from the coding sequence CTGAGCGAAGCGTATGTGATCGATGCGGTGCGTACCCCGGTCGGTAAGCGCAACGGTGCGCTGGCGCGGGTTCACCCGGCCGATCTCGGTGCGGCCGCGCTCCAGGGCTTGTTCGGGCGCAATTCGATCGACCCGGCGCGAGTCGACGATGTGATCGTCGGCTGTGTCGACAATGTCGGCCCGCAGGCCGGCAATATCGGCCGCACCATCTGGCTGGCCGCCGGGTACCCGGAAGAGGTTCCGGGAGTCACCGTGGACCGGCAGTGCGGGTCCAGCCAGCAGGCCGTCAACTTCGGTGCCCAGGCGATCATGAGCGGTACCGCCGAGGTGATCGTGGCCGGGGGCGTGCAGAACATGAGTGCCATCCCGATTTCCGCGGCCATGATCGCGGGCAAGGAGTACGGCTTCGATTCGCCGTTCGTCGGCGCCGAGGGCTGGGATCACCGTTACGGCACCGGGGAGGTGTCGCAGTTCCGCGGCGCGCAGATGATCGCCGAGAAGTGGGGAATCAGCCGCGCGGATATGGAGCAGTGGGCGCTGCGCAGCCATGAGCGCGCCCGCGCGGCCATCAAAGCCGGCCGGTTCGACAACGAGATCGTGCCGGTGGGCGATTTCTGGATCGACCAGGGCCCGCGCGAGACCAGCCTGGAGAAGATGGCCTCGCTGCCCGCGCTGGAGGAGGGCAGCCCGCTCACCGCCGCGGTGGCCTCGCAGATCTCCGACGGCGCCAGCGCCACCCTGCTCGCCTCGGACTGGGCGGTCCAGGAATACGGCTTGACTCCCCGTGCCCGGATCATCCATGTGAGCGCCCGCGGAGCCGACCCGCTGTACATGCTCACCGCGCCCATCCCGGCCACCAAGTGGGCGCTGGAGAAGACCGGCCTGACCATCGACGATATCGACGTGGTCGAGATCAACGAGGCGTTCGCCCCCGTGGTGCTGGCCTGGTTGAAGGAGACCGGCGCCGATCCGGAGAAGGTGAACGTGAACGGCGGCGCGATCGCCCTGGGCCATCCGCTCGGCGCGACGGGCGCGAAACTCTTCGCATCGCTGCTCAACGAACTCGAGCGGATCAACGGCCGCTACGGCCTGCTCACCATCTGCGAGGGCGGCGGCACCGCCAACGCCACCATTATCGAGCGCTGTGTTTGA